A single genomic interval of Oryctolagus cuniculus chromosome 19, mOryCun1.1, whole genome shotgun sequence harbors:
- the ZNF316 gene encoding zinc finger protein 316, with amino-acid sequence MAALHTTPEAPAAQLQRAEDGAECHPDQEEEEDEDEEEDEEEEDEEDVEEVLAEERSSAAGNREQPGRGGDARSSVLQGEALQAPRGPAAPGDEDLEDEEEEEEEEDDEDGFPTAESQGLVTFEDVAVYFSLEEWARLDASQRGLYQEVMQENYGILVSLGYPIPKPDLIFRLEQGEEPWVPDSPRPDEGDIVTGVYTGAWFWADDMEDHEEEDDEDFLAEVAEEENEPPGLWSAAYGVGDVPGTWGPDDSDSAQTPERWGPDPGDVGVLAEGSEAKPFLAGRDPGANLLAPWAFPAAVAAQAGRPETTCDVCGKVFPHRSRLAKHQRYHAAVKPFGCDECGKGFVYRSHLAIHQRTHTGEKPFPCPDCGKRFVYKSHLVTHRRIHTGERPYRCAFCGAGFGRRSYLVTHQRTHTGERPYPCPHCGRSFSQSSALARHQAVHTADRPHCCPDCGQAFRLRADFQRHRRGGGCAEPGGEGPRREPRETTATAGPREAEARPEGSEEPEAAEAEGEREAEAREAEETPTPMSKEDRERDRRFPNLGNGLGEGEGPSSHPLGFHFPVHPKSWLHPDGFPILGLPNFGERVPADGRPMPGPLGGPLSLVEGAGLACDPFGGAGAGSVGSGLRAFGPAVGGLLSEPAPAALAEEESPWICSDCGKTFGRRAALAKHQRYHAGERPHRCADCGKSFVYGSHLARHRRTHTGERPFPCPECGARFARGSHLAAHVRGHTGEKPFVCGVCGAGFSRRAHLTAHGRAHTGERPYACGECGRRFGQSAALTRHQWAHAEEKPHRCPDCGKGFGHSSDFKRHRRTHTGEKPFRCADCGRGFAQRSNLAKHRRGHTGERPFPCPECGKRFSQRSVLVTHQRTHTGERPYACANCGRRFSQSSHLLTHMKTHRGAAGAPGQAATAPAPKAEAPAKAPPGTGVSSGSGERGSALLEFAGGTSFGSEPSPAFAGPSGTYEERVL; translated from the exons ATGGCCGCCCTTCACACCACTCCCGAAGCCCCAGCCGCCCagctgcagagggcagaggacGGGGCGGAGTGCCATCCtgaccaggaggaggaggaggacgaggacgaggaagaggacgaggaagaggaggacgaggaggacgtGGAGGAGGTGCTGGCAGAGGAGCGGAGCTCGGCAGCGGGCAACCGAGAGCAGCCTGGCCGTGGTGGTGATGCCAGGTCCTCAGTTCTTCAGGGGGAGG CCCTGCAGGCCCCCCGGGGTCCAGCGGCTCCTGGGGATGAGGACCTGGAGgacgaagaggaggaggaggaggaggaggatgacgAGGATGGTTTCCCGACAGCCGAGTCTCAG GGGCTGGTGACCTTTGAGGATGTGGCTGTGTACTTCTCCCTCGAGGAGTGGGCGAGGCTGGACGCAAGTCAGCGGGGCCTCTACCAGGAGGTCATGCAGGAGAActatgggatcctggtgtcccTGG GCTACCCCATCCCCAAGCCGGATCTGATCTTTCGGCTGGAGCAAGGGGAAGAACCGTGGGTCCCAGATAGCCCCCGGCCTGACGAGGGAGACATCGTCACTGGCGTCTACACAG GAGCCTGGTTCTGGGCCGACGACATGGAGGACCACGAGGAGGAAGATGATGAGGACTTCCTGGCGGAGGTGGCTGAGGAGGAGAACGAGCCCCCGGGGCTGTGGTCAGCGGCCTATGGCGTGGGGGACGTGCCTGGGACTTGGGGTCCGGATGACTCGGATTCGGCGCAGACTCCCGAGAGGTGGGGGCCTGACCCCGGCGACGTGGGTGTCCTGGCTGAGGGGTCGGAAGCTAAGCCTTTCCTGGCTGGCCGGGACCCCGGCGCGAACCTGTTGGCACCCTGGGCGTTCCCGGCAGCGGTGGCAGCCCAGGCCGGTAGGCCGGAGACCACGTGCGACGTGTGCGGCAAGGTGTTCCCGCACCGGTCGCGGCTGGCCAAGCACCAGCGCTACCACGCCGCCGTCAAGCCTTTCGGCTGCGACGAGTGTGGCAAGGGCTTCGTGTACCGCTCGCATCTGGCCATCCACCAGCGCACGCACACCGGCGAGAAGCCCTTCCCGTGCCCGGACTGTGGCAAGCGCTTCGTCTACAAGTCGCACCTGGTCACGCACCGGCGCATCCACACCGGCGAGCGGCCCTACCGCTGCGCCTTCTGCGGCGCGGGCTTCGGGCGCCGCTCCTACTTGGTAACGCACCAGCGCACGCACACGGGCGAGCGGCCCTACCCGTGCCCGCACTGCGGCCGCAGCTTCAGCCAGAGCTCGGCGCTCGCGCGACACCAGGCGGTGCACACAGCTGACCGGCCGCACTGCTGCCCGGACTGCGGCCAGGCCTTCCGCCTGCGCGCCGACTTCCAGCGCCACCGGCGTGGTGGCGGCTGTGCCGAGCCCGGCGGCGAAGGCCCTCGGCGGGAGCCCCGTGAAACCACAGCCACGGCGGGTCCCAGGGAAGCCGAGGCCAGGCCCGAGGGGTCTGAGGAGCCCGAGGCTGCTGAGGCGGAAGGAGAGCGGGAGGCTGAGGCCAGAGAGGCGGAGGAGACGCCCACCCCCATGAGCAAGGAGGACCGCGAGCGGGACAGGCGGTTCCCCAACCTGGGCAATGGCCTGGGTGAGGGCGAAGGCCCTTCCTCGCACCCACTTGGCTTCCACTTCCCTGTGCaccccaagtcctggctccacccggACGGCTTCCCGATCCTGGGCCTCCCAAACTTCGGGGAGCGGGTTCCGGCCGACGGGCGTCCCATGCCGGGACCCCTTGGGGGCCCCCTCTCCCTGGTGGAGGGCGCGGGGCTGGCCTGCGACCCCTTCGGCGGAGCCGGGGCCGGGAGCGTTGGCAGTGGCCTGCGTGCGTTCGGGCCCGCGGTCGGGGGACTGCTGTCCGAGCCCGCGCCCGCCGCGCTGGCGGAGGAGGAGAGTCCGTGGATCTGCTCGGACTGCGGCAAGACGTTCGGGCGCCGAGCCGCGCTGGCCAAGCACCAGCGCTACCACGCGGGCGAGCGGCCGCACCGCTGCGCAGACTGTGGCAAGAGCTTCGTGTACGGCTCCCACCTGGCGCGCCACCGGCGCACCCACACGGGCGAGCGGCCCTTCCCGTGCCCCGAGTGCGGTGCGCGCTTCGCCCGCGGCTCGCACCTGGCGGCGCACGTGCGCGGCCACACCGGCGAGAAGCCCTTCGTGTGCGGGGTGTGCGGCGCAGGCTTCAGCCGCCGCGCGCACTTGACGGCGCACGGGCGTGCGCACACCGGGGAGCGGCCCTATGCGTGCGGCGAGTGCGGACGCCGCTTTGGGCAGAGCGCGGCACTGACGCGGCACCAGTGGGCGCACGCCGAGGAGAAGCCGCACCGCTGCCCCGACTGCGGCAAGGGCTTTGGCCACAGCTCGGACTTCAAGCGGCACCGGCGCACGCACACGGGCGAGAAGCCCTTCCGTTGCGCCGACTGCGGCCGTGGCTTCGCGCAGCGCTCCAACCTGGCCAAGCACCGGCGCGGCCACACCGGCGAGCGGCCCTTCCCGTGCCCCGAGTGCGGCAAGCGCTTCTCGCAGCGCTCGGTGCTGGTGACGCACCAGCGCACGCACACGGGCGAGCGGCCCTACGCCTGCGCCAACTGTGGCCGCCGCTTCTcgcagagctcccacctgctcacCCACATGAAGACGCACCGCGGCGCGGCAGGCGCGCCTGGGCAGGCGGCGACGGCTCCCGCGCCCAAGGCCGAGGCTCCCGCCAAGGCGCCTCCCGGTACGGGCGTGAGCAGTGGGTCAGGGGAGCGTGGCAGCGCCCTGCTGGAGTTCGCGGGTGGCACGAGCTTCGGTTCGGAGCCCTCGCCTGCGTTCGCGGGGCCGTCGGGCACCTACGAGGAACGCGTCCTGTGA